Proteins from one Salinispora arenicola genomic window:
- a CDS encoding right-handed parallel beta-helix repeat-containing protein, with protein sequence MSEGDGGAPNPGKGGPERHRDSSAEGDRGGEKSAAGDPGWHRDDHGDHKAKGTPVPCDPNALIAAITAANQAGGGTLRLAEKCRYTLTVNQDDNGLPPIFQPITIHGQGATIIRAAAADNFRIFNVTTGGDLTLKDLTVAGGRVEGANTDGGGIFAGEGTRLTLERVTVRNNMALGNNGDGGGISGDRSKVTITKSTITDNTAADEGGGVSSDNGAFTISKSKLTHNTAGTTGGGFSNDDGTATISHTVISDNSATDGGGVDNDGDVTDIVHSTITRNTASALGGGIYDNSNDSLLLRHVTVAKNAATSGGGIYTTGSVGATIEDSKIVHNIATTGDGGGISINGPSDPVVALRRSAVSDNQATGRAGGIFFNPPEGATDALLTLTDVRVTKNLAQLEPGGIYNNGTVIVVGKTTIIDNRPTNCVGSPNPVPTCFG encoded by the coding sequence GTGTCCGAGGGCGACGGCGGCGCGCCAAACCCGGGCAAGGGTGGCCCGGAACGGCACCGGGACAGCTCCGCCGAGGGCGACCGGGGTGGCGAGAAGAGCGCCGCCGGTGATCCGGGCTGGCACCGCGACGACCACGGTGACCACAAGGCCAAGGGCACCCCCGTGCCCTGTGACCCCAACGCGCTCATCGCCGCGATCACCGCCGCGAACCAGGCCGGCGGAGGCACCCTGCGCCTGGCCGAGAAATGCCGCTACACCCTGACCGTCAACCAGGACGACAACGGACTACCCCCCATCTTCCAACCCATCACGATCCACGGCCAGGGCGCCACCATCATCCGCGCCGCCGCCGCCGACAACTTCCGCATCTTCAACGTCACCACCGGCGGCGACCTCACCCTCAAAGACCTCACCGTCGCCGGCGGACGAGTCGAGGGCGCCAACACCGACGGTGGCGGGATCTTCGCCGGTGAGGGCACCAGGCTGACCCTTGAACGTGTCACCGTCCGCAACAACATGGCCCTCGGCAACAACGGTGACGGCGGCGGCATCTCCGGCGACCGCAGCAAGGTCACGATCACCAAGAGCACCATCACCGACAACACCGCTGCCGACGAAGGCGGTGGCGTCTCCAGTGACAACGGTGCCTTCACCATCAGCAAGTCGAAACTGACCCACAACACCGCCGGCACCACCGGCGGCGGATTCTCCAACGACGACGGCACCGCCACCATCAGCCACACCGTGATCAGCGACAACAGCGCCACCGACGGCGGCGGTGTGGACAACGACGGCGATGTGACCGACATTGTCCACAGCACCATCACCCGCAACACCGCCAGCGCACTCGGCGGCGGCATCTACGACAACAGCAACGACAGTCTGCTGCTGCGACACGTCACAGTCGCCAAGAACGCCGCCACCTCCGGCGGCGGGATCTACACCACCGGCAGCGTCGGTGCCACCATCGAGGACAGCAAGATCGTGCACAACATCGCCACCACCGGCGACGGCGGCGGCATTTCCATCAACGGCCCGAGCGACCCGGTAGTGGCCCTGCGCCGGAGCGCCGTCTCCGACAACCAGGCCACCGGCCGCGCCGGCGGCATCTTCTTCAACCCACCCGAGGGTGCCACCGACGCCCTGCTGACCCTCACCGACGTCCGCGTCACCAAGAACCTCGCCCAACTCGAACCCGGCGGCATCTACAACAACGGCACCGTCATCGTCGTAGGCAAGACCACCATCATCGACAACCGACCCACCAACTGCGTCGGCAGCCCCAACCCCGTACCCACCTGCTTCGGCTGA
- a CDS encoding LysR family transcriptional regulator, protein MATLRQLEYFVTITDEGSFTQAAALLNITQPGLSHQFHALEKEVGGRLLERLPRGLRLTAAGRAMLPSARATLADARRAVTAARRATGVASGELQLATLYSVSCGVLPTALALWRTRHPDVRVTLFEHRHTTELAAAMAAGQADIAIGPPPPGWEGTIRHLGAEEFFLVTHPDDPLAAAPGGTVRLADLAEREWVHFTPDSGLAELLDRACAEAGFQPRVTVRTQQAPFAANFAAAGLGLALVPGNTVAPHFDAALLRPDPALLRPLTAYTRGQPDPITHAFLDLLSEEVPLTPTHLRKRFPARDVGHG, encoded by the coding sequence ATGGCTACGCTGCGTCAACTCGAGTACTTCGTGACGATCACCGACGAGGGGTCCTTCACCCAGGCCGCCGCCCTGCTGAACATCACCCAGCCCGGGCTGTCTCACCAGTTCCACGCCCTCGAGAAGGAGGTGGGCGGCCGCCTCCTGGAACGCCTGCCCCGCGGGCTGCGGCTGACGGCCGCCGGCCGGGCGATGTTGCCGTCCGCCCGGGCAACCCTGGCCGACGCCCGGCGCGCCGTCACCGCGGCTCGGCGCGCCACCGGAGTCGCCTCCGGCGAGCTCCAACTGGCCACGCTCTACTCGGTGAGCTGCGGCGTCCTGCCCACGGCGCTGGCGCTCTGGCGCACCCGTCACCCCGATGTGCGCGTCACCCTGTTCGAGCACCGGCACACCACCGAACTCGCGGCTGCCATGGCGGCCGGACAGGCCGACATCGCCATCGGCCCACCCCCGCCCGGTTGGGAGGGCACCATCCGGCACCTGGGCGCGGAAGAGTTCTTCCTTGTCACCCACCCTGATGACCCCCTGGCCGCGGCTCCTGGCGGCACGGTCCGCCTCGCCGACCTCGCCGAGCGGGAGTGGGTGCATTTCACCCCCGACAGCGGCCTGGCTGAGCTCCTCGACCGGGCATGCGCCGAGGCCGGCTTCCAGCCCCGGGTCACCGTGCGCACCCAGCAGGCGCCGTTCGCGGCCAACTTCGCCGCCGCCGGGCTGGGGCTGGCGCTCGTCCCTGGGAACACCGTTGCTCCCCACTTCGACGCGGCGCTGCTCCGCCCGGACCCTGCGCTGCTGCGTCCCTTGACCGCATACACCCGCGGCCAGCCCGACCCCATCACCCACGCCTTCCTCGACCTGCTTTCCGAGGAGGTCCCCCTCACTCCCACCCACCTCCGCAAGCGCTTCCCCGCCCGCGACGTCGGCCACGGCTAG
- a CDS encoding glycine betaine ABC transporter substrate-binding protein, translating into MDTGIRRPALTVGNISLSFHRAAAAVTRRVLEDSGHEVRTVEAPHQQLFEVQAAGELDVLVSAWLPSSHGKYLSPYRDHVQVLPAHYEPYCVWAVPPYVPADAVGEVADLARPDVAGRMTGTIDGINPGAGISRFSAQMVREYGLDRHGYAFRPGTEQSFVSRVERGIAEREWFVIPLWRPQYLNLLHGLRPLAEPKGLLGGVDSASPVVTKRAMDVIAPEALERLHKLRLGNEGVEAIDKLINVDGLAPLDAADRYLGRAGAATG; encoded by the coding sequence ATGGACACAGGCATTCGCCGGCCAGCGCTCACGGTAGGGAACATCTCGCTGTCGTTTCACCGGGCCGCGGCCGCGGTCACCCGCCGCGTCCTGGAGGACTCCGGGCACGAAGTGCGTACCGTCGAGGCACCGCACCAGCAGCTCTTCGAGGTGCAGGCCGCGGGAGAGCTCGATGTGCTCGTCTCGGCCTGGCTGCCCTCCAGCCACGGGAAATACCTGTCCCCGTACCGCGACCACGTGCAGGTCCTGCCCGCGCACTACGAGCCGTACTGCGTCTGGGCGGTGCCCCCGTATGTCCCGGCCGACGCGGTCGGCGAGGTCGCCGACCTGGCCCGCCCCGACGTGGCCGGCCGGATGACCGGAACCATCGACGGCATCAACCCCGGAGCCGGTATCAGCCGCTTCTCCGCCCAAATGGTCCGTGAATACGGTCTTGACCGGCACGGTTACGCGTTCCGGCCGGGGACCGAGCAGTCCTTCGTCAGCCGGGTGGAGCGCGGAATCGCCGAGCGCGAATGGTTCGTGATTCCGCTCTGGCGGCCACAGTATCTGAATCTGCTCCACGGCCTGCGGCCGCTGGCCGAGCCCAAGGGCCTGCTGGGCGGAGTGGACTCGGCAAGCCCGGTCGTCACCAAGCGCGCCATGGACGTCATCGCCCCCGAGGCGCTGGAGCGTCTACACAAACTCCGCCTCGGCAACGAGGGGGTGGAGGCGATCGACAAGCTCATCAACGTCGACGGACTGGCACCGCTGGACGCCGCCGACCGCTACCTGGGCCGCGCGGGCGCCGCCACCGGATGA
- a CDS encoding VOC family protein has product MTAPVPNLGLDHIALRTYDIDASVRFYTEALGFRFAHEWSAPEAGVNRCVFLDAGDDRVIELFDAASTPPGGSARNFDAEPRPSDEERARAATLVHFAIRTEEPAALFQRAVAAGARPLMTPARIETKGVTAMTLEVGFVYGPNGEVIEFIKRPRLQQS; this is encoded by the coding sequence ATGACCGCCCCCGTTCCCAACCTGGGCCTGGACCACATCGCCCTGCGTACCTACGACATCGACGCCAGCGTCCGCTTCTACACCGAGGCGCTGGGCTTCCGGTTCGCCCACGAGTGGAGCGCGCCCGAGGCCGGCGTCAACCGCTGCGTCTTCCTCGACGCCGGCGACGACCGGGTGATCGAGCTCTTCGACGCCGCCTCCACCCCGCCCGGTGGCTCGGCACGGAACTTCGACGCCGAGCCCCGTCCGAGCGACGAGGAGCGGGCGCGGGCCGCCACCCTGGTGCACTTCGCGATCCGCACCGAGGAGCCGGCCGCGCTCTTCCAGCGGGCCGTCGCAGCCGGCGCCCGTCCGCTGATGACGCCCGCGCGGATCGAGACCAAGGGGGTCACCGCCATGACACTCGAGGTCGGCTTCGTGTACGGCCCCAACGGCGAGGTCATCGAGTTCATCAAGCGGCCGCGCCTGCAGCAGTCCTGA
- a CDS encoding MFS transporter, producing MRRGLLLLTVITFVTWVGTRMTAVALPLVALEETGQAWTTGLVGGMAGLPLLTVGWWGRGLRDRLTGGRALAVVMGVNAAGLAVVPVASVMGQVGAVALCVSGLVTGVAGALLGPAERSLVSDLADEHVARGGRTGPARWLAWQDLAHRVSMIFAPPAGAWAVTMWGAGALLWCKTTVVALAATALLAVPAGRATHQEDQGGVQEEATPGRPVSALAVLRSRPQVAAGVLMAGVGGVCWFGFSLGLAVLGVEHDMPGALIAAGMSGYGAASVAASLLVPVVIDRLPRMTAMLSSWVVLGAVFGALPLVTPSLAGIAVVAAVGGAAMPWGIAALNALISEQTHGPDRRAAFTAETVLHSGGTSLGLLAGGALIGWAGSEAVLLTTGLLQIAAAVGGAGWAWKAHHQQAVDTGVRMAVCRAPGGKW from the coding sequence GTGCGTAGAGGACTGCTGCTACTGACCGTGATCACTTTCGTGACCTGGGTCGGGACGAGGATGACCGCTGTCGCCCTGCCCCTGGTCGCACTGGAGGAGACCGGGCAGGCCTGGACCACGGGGCTGGTCGGCGGGATGGCCGGGCTGCCCCTGCTGACGGTGGGCTGGTGGGGCAGGGGCCTGCGTGACCGCCTCACCGGGGGGAGGGCCCTGGCGGTAGTGATGGGCGTGAACGCTGCCGGGCTCGCCGTCGTCCCCGTGGCCTCCGTGATGGGTCAGGTCGGGGCGGTCGCGCTGTGCGTCTCGGGCCTGGTGACCGGGGTCGCGGGCGCGCTGCTGGGCCCTGCCGAACGATCCCTGGTCTCCGACCTCGCCGACGAACACGTCGCCCGCGGTGGCAGGACTGGACCAGCGAGGTGGTTGGCCTGGCAGGACCTGGCCCACCGGGTCTCGATGATCTTCGCCCCACCCGCCGGGGCCTGGGCCGTGACCATGTGGGGCGCGGGCGCGCTGCTGTGGTGCAAGACCACCGTGGTCGCCCTGGCCGCGACCGCTCTCCTGGCTGTCCCCGCCGGCCGAGCGACACACCAGGAAGACCAGGGCGGCGTTCAGGAAGAGGCCACGCCGGGACGGCCAGTCTCTGCTCTGGCGGTTCTACGTTCCCGCCCGCAGGTCGCCGCCGGCGTGCTCATGGCTGGGGTCGGCGGGGTGTGCTGGTTCGGGTTCAGCCTGGGCCTGGCCGTACTCGGGGTCGAGCACGACATGCCCGGTGCGCTCATCGCTGCGGGCATGAGCGGGTACGGGGCCGCATCCGTGGCCGCCTCCCTGCTGGTGCCGGTGGTCATCGACCGCCTGCCGCGCATGACGGCGATGCTGTCTTCCTGGGTTGTGCTCGGGGCCGTGTTCGGTGCCTTGCCGCTGGTGACACCGAGCCTGGCCGGTATCGCGGTCGTGGCCGCAGTGGGCGGAGCCGCGATGCCCTGGGGCATCGCCGCCTTGAACGCCCTGATCAGCGAGCAAACCCACGGCCCTGACCGCCGTGCGGCGTTCACCGCAGAGACAGTCCTGCACTCCGGAGGCACCTCCCTGGGGCTGCTGGCTGGCGGAGCCCTGATCGGTTGGGCAGGATCCGAGGCCGTGCTCCTGACCACCGGGCTCCTCCAGATTGCCGCCGCAGTCGGCGGGGCAGGGTGGGCCTGGAAAGCCCACCACCAGCAGGCCGTCGACACGGGTGTTCGCATGGCTGTCTGCCGAGCCCCAGGTGGCAAGTGGTGA
- a CDS encoding LysR family transcriptional regulator: MRSSLKAEDLVLVEAVSRHGSVGAAAKELLTTQPSASRRLAALERRLGTRLFERDTTGARPTPAGRELARQAARLLADLDALPAQIAAATQAPSLSLGTIQALAPIVFTAAQIELASVTLQAEVDHGPTLIGRVHQGLLDAAIVTIADQAVLPHGLQATGLGASPLVLVLPADTTPLAAGRKALAGREVLYSSIDLAGEHLRTGLSGLGALPQPGPTIEATLRIARHRKVPAVVPDLAARWWDDPTDRLLPSPVPGKVMLSLVTRPPQPSRLAQVLPALTARILSAPKDSPDRP, encoded by the coding sequence ATGAGATCCAGCCTGAAGGCCGAGGACCTGGTGCTGGTCGAGGCCGTGTCCCGGCACGGGTCGGTCGGGGCCGCGGCCAAGGAACTGCTGACCACCCAGCCCTCGGCCTCGCGCCGACTGGCCGCGCTGGAACGCCGCCTGGGGACCAGGTTGTTCGAGCGGGACACGACCGGGGCCCGCCCGACCCCGGCCGGGCGGGAGCTGGCCCGGCAGGCCGCACGCCTGCTGGCCGACCTCGACGCCCTCCCGGCCCAGATTGCCGCCGCGACGCAGGCCCCGTCGCTGAGCCTGGGCACAATCCAGGCGCTGGCCCCGATCGTGTTCACCGCCGCCCAGATCGAACTCGCCAGCGTGACGCTTCAGGCCGAAGTCGATCACGGCCCCACCCTGATCGGCCGCGTCCACCAGGGTCTGCTGGACGCGGCAATCGTCACGATCGCAGACCAGGCCGTCCTGCCGCACGGCCTCCAGGCCACCGGGCTCGGGGCCTCCCCGCTGGTCCTGGTCCTGCCCGCAGACACCACACCCCTGGCCGCCGGGAGGAAGGCGTTGGCGGGAAGGGAAGTGCTGTACTCCTCGATCGACCTAGCCGGCGAGCACCTGCGCACAGGTCTGTCCGGGCTCGGCGCGCTCCCGCAGCCGGGCCCCACGATCGAGGCCACCCTGCGCATCGCCCGGCACCGCAAGGTCCCGGCCGTGGTGCCCGACCTCGCGGCCCGCTGGTGGGACGACCCCACCGACCGTCTGCTGCCCTCCCCGGTGCCGGGGAAGGTCATGCTCTCGCTGGTGACCAGGCCCCCGCAACCATCCCGCCTGGCACAGGTACTGCCTGCCCTGACCGCGCGGATCCTGAGCGCGCCGAAGGATTCACCGGACAGGCCCTAG
- the serS gene encoding serine--tRNA ligase, which translates to MLDMELIRKDRDAVASALAKRLDPAEVTRALDELQQLDQQRRSLITEIDGERQRRKAEARAYAEAKRAGREPEVPASEAGRRQLAELETELDGVQAQLRLRMSELPNLPADDVAPGGKEANRVVKTFGEPPAIEKVRDHVELSRLLGLVDHERGVKLGGSGFWMYTGLGARLEWALVNWLVDQNVAAGYEFLLPPHLLLDSAGFAAGQFPKFHDDVYHLDRQSAPRGQFLLPTAETAILGAYQDEILDTAKLPLKVFAYTPCYRREAAGSHSDERGTVRGHQFNKVEIFQFTLPEQADAALEAMVAHAEGLVERLGLHYQRSLLAAGDASAAMRKTLDIEVWMPSTGKYKEVSSVSWGGDYQARRAAIRYREPGGKQTRFVHTLNGSALATSRLFPAILEQFQQPDGSVLVPEVLRDRLGTDRLVPR; encoded by the coding sequence ATGCTCGACATGGAGTTGATCCGGAAAGATCGCGACGCGGTGGCGTCCGCGCTGGCCAAGCGACTGGACCCGGCGGAGGTGACCCGTGCACTGGACGAGCTCCAGCAGCTCGACCAGCAGCGGCGCAGTCTGATCACTGAGATCGACGGCGAGCGGCAGCGCCGCAAGGCGGAGGCCCGGGCGTACGCGGAGGCCAAGCGGGCCGGCCGCGAGCCGGAGGTGCCGGCGTCCGAGGCCGGTCGCCGGCAGCTCGCCGAGCTGGAGACCGAGCTGGACGGGGTACAGGCCCAGCTCCGGCTCCGGATGAGCGAACTGCCGAACCTGCCCGCCGACGACGTGGCGCCCGGCGGCAAGGAGGCCAACCGGGTGGTGAAGACCTTCGGCGAGCCTCCGGCGATCGAGAAGGTACGGGACCACGTCGAGTTGAGCCGGTTGCTGGGCCTGGTCGACCACGAGCGGGGTGTGAAGCTCGGCGGCTCCGGCTTCTGGATGTACACCGGCCTGGGCGCCCGACTGGAGTGGGCGCTGGTCAACTGGCTGGTCGACCAGAACGTCGCCGCCGGCTACGAGTTCCTGCTCCCGCCGCACCTGCTGCTGGACTCCGCCGGCTTCGCCGCCGGCCAGTTCCCCAAGTTCCACGACGACGTCTACCACCTGGACCGGCAGTCCGCCCCCCGGGGGCAGTTCCTGCTGCCGACTGCTGAGACGGCGATCCTCGGGGCGTACCAGGACGAGATCCTGGACACCGCGAAGCTGCCGCTGAAGGTGTTCGCCTACACCCCGTGCTACCGCCGGGAGGCGGCGGGGTCGCACTCGGACGAGCGCGGCACCGTGCGCGGCCACCAGTTCAACAAGGTGGAAATCTTCCAGTTCACCCTGCCGGAGCAGGCCGACGCGGCGCTGGAGGCGATGGTCGCCCACGCGGAGGGCCTGGTCGAGCGGCTGGGCCTGCACTACCAGCGCAGCCTGCTCGCGGCCGGCGACGCCAGCGCTGCGATGCGCAAGACCCTCGACATCGAGGTCTGGATGCCGAGCACCGGGAAGTACAAGGAGGTCTCGTCGGTTTCCTGGGGCGGTGACTACCAGGCCCGGCGGGCAGCGATCCGCTACCGCGAGCCGGGCGGCAAGCAGACCCGCTTCGTGCACACGCTGAACGGTTCGGCGTTGGCCACCAGCCGCCTGTTCCCGGCCATCCTGGAGCAGTTCCAGCAGCCCGACGGCAGTGTCCTGGTCCCGGAGGTGCTCCGGGACCGCCTCGGCACCGACCGGCTCGTCCCCCGCTGA
- a CDS encoding saccharopine dehydrogenase family protein — MPQERTYDLVLFGATGFTGSLTAEYLARHAPPGLHWALAGRNPDKLAAVRDRLTDIDPKLVELPLLTADVTDSASLRAVADSARVVASTVGPYIHHGEPLVAACATAGTDYLDITGEPEFVDLMYVRHHETAVRTGARLVHTCGFDSIPYDLGVWFTLKQLPADVPITVDGFIQAGGRFSGGTYHSALTAFSRSGQMSRAAKARRATEPRPEGRRVRAVPGRLARSPELGMWVVPLPTIDPQVVRRSAAARPEYGPDFRYRHFAAVRRLPSLLVGAAGLAAVVGLVKLPPTRRWLLGRLAPGQGPSPEQRARSWFRLRLVAEGGGQRVQTEVTGGDPGYDETAKMLAESALCLALDDLPPTAGQVTPVTAMGDGLLDRLQRSGITFRVR, encoded by the coding sequence ATGCCTCAGGAGCGGACATACGACCTCGTCCTGTTCGGCGCCACCGGCTTCACCGGTAGCCTGACCGCCGAATACCTGGCCCGGCACGCGCCGCCCGGGCTGCATTGGGCACTGGCCGGACGCAACCCCGACAAGCTCGCCGCGGTCCGGGACCGGCTCACCGACATCGATCCGAAGCTGGTGGAGCTGCCCCTGCTCACCGCCGACGTGACCGACTCCGCGTCGCTGCGGGCAGTGGCTGACAGCGCCCGCGTCGTCGCCTCCACCGTCGGCCCGTACATCCACCACGGCGAGCCGCTGGTGGCCGCCTGCGCGACGGCAGGCACCGACTACCTCGACATCACCGGCGAACCGGAGTTCGTCGACCTGATGTACGTGCGACACCACGAGACGGCGGTACGCACCGGCGCCCGCCTGGTGCACACCTGCGGTTTCGACTCGATTCCGTACGACCTGGGTGTCTGGTTCACCCTCAAGCAGCTACCGGCGGACGTGCCGATCACCGTGGACGGCTTCATCCAGGCTGGTGGGCGATTCTCCGGCGGCACGTACCACTCGGCGCTGACCGCGTTCTCACGTTCCGGGCAGATGAGCCGGGCCGCGAAGGCCCGCCGGGCCACCGAGCCGCGGCCGGAGGGCCGGCGGGTCCGGGCGGTGCCCGGTCGCCTCGCCCGCTCGCCCGAGCTCGGCATGTGGGTGGTGCCGTTACCGACGATCGACCCTCAGGTGGTGCGCCGCTCGGCAGCCGCCCGCCCGGAGTACGGGCCGGACTTCCGCTACCGGCATTTCGCCGCGGTACGGCGGCTACCGAGCCTGCTCGTCGGGGCGGCCGGGCTCGCCGCCGTGGTCGGCCTGGTGAAACTGCCACCGACCCGGCGGTGGCTGCTCGGTCGGCTCGCCCCCGGACAGGGCCCGAGCCCCGAGCAGCGGGCCCGGTCCTGGTTCCGGTTGCGTCTGGTCGCCGAGGGGGGTGGGCAGCGGGTGCAGACCGAGGTGACGGGCGGCGACCCCGGCTACGACGAGACGGCGAAGATGCTCGCCGAGTCGGCGCTCTGCCTCGCCCTGGACGACCTGCCCCCGACCGCTGGTCAGGTCACGCCGGTCACGGCGATGGGAGATGGCCTGCTCGACCGTCTCCAGCGGTCCGGCATCACCTTCCGCGTACGGTGA
- a CDS encoding alcohol dehydrogenase catalytic domain-containing protein → MRALCWTDTGQIAVRQVPDPELRNGHDAIVRVRQSATCGGDLPLLAGRAPYLADGDVLGHEFLGEVVTVGPQVRRHRVGDRVVVSSTVACGSCWQCRSGAPWCCDNGNPAPEASELAYGHPVPGAFGRPTATGGFAGGHAEYVRVPYADVGAYRIPDQVSDDRALFAADAAPAGWLAAELGGVRTGSVVAVWGAGAVGQLTARAAGMLGADRVIVIDPRDDRLRMARRHTDAETIDPRHADVPAELRERTGGRGPDVCVEAVGPAWDGRPRSLADRFTDAAERPPAVRESVHVCRKGGTVVVLGEYAGYVDTFPLGAVGAKGLRVRGVRQHGARHVPTLLERMARDELRTEHLATHRLPLEEGARGYALFRDRRDGCVRAVFSPDLPPAG, encoded by the coding sequence ATGAGGGCCCTGTGCTGGACCGACACCGGTCAGATCGCGGTACGACAGGTGCCTGACCCGGAACTACGCAACGGCCACGACGCGATCGTGCGGGTACGGCAGAGCGCCACCTGTGGCGGGGACCTGCCACTTCTGGCTGGCCGGGCTCCGTACCTGGCCGACGGCGACGTGCTCGGGCACGAATTCCTGGGCGAGGTGGTCACGGTGGGGCCGCAGGTACGCCGGCACCGGGTCGGCGACCGGGTGGTGGTCAGCTCCACCGTGGCCTGTGGCTCCTGCTGGCAGTGCCGCTCCGGGGCGCCGTGGTGCTGCGACAACGGAAACCCGGCACCGGAGGCGAGCGAGCTGGCGTACGGGCATCCCGTGCCCGGCGCCTTCGGCCGGCCCACCGCGACGGGCGGGTTCGCCGGTGGTCACGCCGAGTATGTGCGCGTCCCGTACGCCGACGTCGGTGCGTACCGCATCCCTGACCAGGTCAGCGACGACCGGGCGCTGTTTGCCGCGGACGCCGCCCCGGCCGGTTGGCTCGCCGCCGAGCTGGGCGGGGTCCGCACCGGATCCGTGGTGGCCGTCTGGGGCGCCGGTGCGGTCGGTCAACTCACCGCCCGCGCGGCCGGCATGCTCGGCGCCGACCGGGTGATCGTGATCGACCCGCGCGACGATCGGCTGCGGATGGCACGGCGGCACACGGACGCCGAGACGATCGACCCGCGGCACGCCGACGTACCCGCCGAACTGCGCGAGCGGACCGGCGGGCGGGGACCGGACGTGTGCGTAGAGGCGGTCGGACCGGCCTGGGACGGGCGGCCGCGGTCACTGGCCGACCGATTCACCGACGCGGCAGAGCGACCCCCGGCGGTCCGCGAGTCGGTGCACGTCTGCCGCAAGGGCGGCACGGTGGTCGTACTCGGCGAATACGCCGGATACGTGGACACCTTCCCACTGGGCGCGGTCGGTGCCAAGGGGTTACGGGTTCGCGGGGTGCGTCAGCACGGAGCGCGGCACGTGCCGACGCTGCTGGAGCGGATGGCCCGGGACGAGTTGCGCACCGAGCACCTGGCCACCCACCGGCTGCCGCTGGAGGAGGGGGCGCGCGGCTACGCGCTGTTCCGGGACCGGCGGGACGGCTGCGTGCGGGCCGTGTTCAGTCCGGATCTGCCCCCTGCCGGATGA